A stretch of Coccidioides posadasii str. Silveira chromosome 2, complete sequence DNA encodes these proteins:
- the SEC63 gene encoding secretory subunit (BUSCO:196094at4751~EggNog:ENOG410PFF7~COG:O~TransMembrane:3 (o14-35i77-95o204-226i)~BUSCO:3886at33183): protein MSSKDYNYDEQGQFFPFFILTLTGLVTLPLTYTLLKPVKGLETSAPRIQSDFKPHHASLIEGQKQKLLRKERRIKRIITVFAGYAIMAYMIYLIIVTQRTIPKIWDPYDILGISRSADERAISRHYKRLSMKYHPDKIKPDPAKNETLEMLNDRFVELTKAYKALTDEEIRNNYLQYGHPDGKQSFSIGIALPQFIVTEGNGKYVLLVYGLVLGVLLPYIVGKWWYGSQRYTKDKVLVASAGNIFREYKPSLGVGGIIGALSAGEEFNQMLANDQAHSGLATVEQKILTEADSGALVAGLSAKDRKALSELDDERRRKVLALLWAYLGRVDLDNPTLDTEKYEVAPIAISLNDAFTSISLSFGNLLPILGSLHASQHIIQAVPPGSSPLLQLPYFTPKVIRNIEGEHSKNHMSIQRYMNLSEDSRRKLTIGPGLLTEKQYQTAVSVVKQIPAFEVSKAFFKVVGEKVVTPSSLVQLVVKGRFIPPGYTNVPEVNELELEDIDSDEEDSDAVMGRKGAKPKTSKPAKQEEEEIQPPLAHAPYFARDHSPRWHIFLADVKADRMAVPPFTFTTFDKPIFDEKGNPTFNMQTLKMQFQAPPQIGNFPFTLYVVCDSYIGFDTWRDVVLEVEGFAKAAQLAEDDEISEPDEDSLAGQMQALKTGQAPAPRKKRPAKDESSEEDESDTEGDVDDDTSATDTETDTDGE, encoded by the exons ATGTCTTCCAAGGACTACAATTATGATGAACAG GGCCAATTCTTTCCCTTCTTTATCCTTACCCTCACCGGCCTCGTTACCCTTCCGCTCACTTATACGCTTCTTAAACCTGTCAAAG GACTAGAAACCTCCGCGCCGCGGATACAGTCTGATTTCAAGCCCCACCATGCCAGTCTTATTGAGGGTCAAAAGCAGAAGCTTTTGCGCAAAGAACGTCGGATAAAACGCATAATCACAGTCTTTGCGGGTTATGCAATAATGGCATACATGATATATCTCATTATCGTCACCCAGAGAACCATACCGAAGATATGGGATCCTTATGATATATTGGGAATTTCGCGG AGCGCCGATGAACGAGCTATTAGTCGGCATTACAAGCGGCTTTCGATGAAATACCATCCGGATAAGATTAAACCTGATCCTGCTAAGAATGAAACCCTCGAAATGTTAAACGATCGCTTCGTCGAGTTGACCAAGGCGTACAAGGCTCTGACTGACGAGGAGATTCGAAATAACTATCTCCAATATGGCCACCCCGATGGAAAACAGAGCTTTAGCATTGGTATTGCTCTACCTCAATTCATTGTTACCGAAGGAAACGGCAAATATGTGCTCCTCGTTTACGGTCTTGTGCTTGGGGTGTTGTTACCGTATATTGTCGGGAAGTGGTGGTACGGTTCTCAGCGATATACCAAGGACAAAGTCCTTGTTGCCAGCGCTGGAAATATCTTCCGAGAATATAAACCGAGTTTAGGCGTTGGTGGAATAATCGGTGCCCTCAGCGCCGGGGAGGAATTTAACCAGATGCTCGCAAACGACCAGGCCCATTCTGGATTAGCAACCGTAGAGCAGAAGATATTGACGGAAGCTGATTCAGGCGCTCTTGTAGCCGGATTATCCGCGAAAGATCGCAAAGCGTTAAGTGAACTGGATGATGAAAGGAGAAGGAAGGTGCTGGCCCTACTATGGGCTTATCTTGGAAGAGTTGATCTTGATAATCCCACCCTTGATACTG AAAAGTATGAGGTCGCTCCTATTGCCATTTCTCTTAACGATGCATTTACATCGATTTCGCTTTCATTCGGCAATCTACTGCCCATCCTTGGCTCATTACATGCATCGCAGCATATCATACAAGCTGTACCGCCAGGCTCATCTCCTCTTCTCCAATTACCATATTTCACGCCTAAAGTAATTCGAAATATTGAAGGCGAGCACTCGAAGAATCATATGTCTATCCAGAGATACATGAATTTATCGGAAGATTCACGAAGGAAGCTTACAATCGGTCCTGGGCTGCTTACAGAGAAACAGTATCAAACAGCAGTGTCGGTTGTGAAACAAATTCCCGCCTTTGAAGTTTCCAAAGCATTTTTCAAGGTAGTTGGAGAGAAAGTTGTCACGCCTAGCAGTCTTGTTCAGCTTGTCGTTAAAGGCCGTTTCATCCCGCCTGGTTACACGAATGTCCCCGAAGTCAATGAACTTGAACTTGAGGACATCGATTCAGACGAAGAGGATTCTGACGCTGTGATGGGCCGTAAAGGAGCAAAGCCCAAGACGTCCAAGCCTGCgaagcaagaagaagaagaaattcaaccacCTCTCGCACATGCTCCCTATTTTGCTCGTGATCATTCACCCCGGTGGCACATTTTCCTTGCAGACGTCAAAGCAGATAGAATGGCTGTACCTCCATTTACCTTCACGACTTTCGACAAGCCTATATTCGATGAGAAAGGAAACCCCACGTTCAATATGCAAACCTTGAAGATGCAATTTCAAGCTCCACCTCAAATTGGAAACTTCCCATTTACTTTATATGTTGTCTGTGATAGTTACATTGGATTTGACACCTGGAGGGACGTTGTCCTGGAGGTTGAAGGTTTCGCCAAAGCAGCACAGTTGGCGGAGGATGATGAAATTAGCGAACCTGATGAAG ATTCGCTTGCAGGTCAAATGCAGGCTCTTAAAACCGGGCAAGCACCGGCTCCAAGGAAAAAGCGACCCGCCAAAGACGAATCTagcgaagaagatgagagcGATACGGAAGGCGACGTGGATGATGATACCAGCGCCACTGACACAGAGACAGACACAGATGGAGAATAG